In the genome of Pseudomonas sp. HS6, one region contains:
- a CDS encoding response regulator codes for MEQEAWQVLIVEDDQRLAELTREYLQANGLRVEIEGNGALAAARIIKEQPDLVILDLMLPGEDGLSICRKVRDQYDGPILMLTARTDDADQILGLDIGADDYVCKPVRPRLLLARIQALLRRSDAPEPVSGKPRRLQFGPLVVDNALREAWLSDSGIELTSAEFDLLWLLVSNAGRILSREEIFTALRGIGYDGQDRSIDVRISRIRPKIGDDPDHPRLIKTVRSKGYLFVPEACVELPL; via the coding sequence GTGGAGCAAGAAGCCTGGCAGGTATTGATAGTCGAGGACGACCAGCGTCTGGCCGAACTGACCCGCGAATACCTGCAAGCCAACGGATTGCGTGTGGAGATTGAAGGCAACGGGGCACTGGCGGCGGCGCGGATCATCAAGGAACAGCCGGACCTGGTGATCCTCGACCTGATGCTCCCCGGTGAAGATGGCCTGAGCATCTGCCGCAAGGTACGCGACCAGTACGACGGGCCGATCCTCATGCTGACTGCGCGCACCGACGATGCCGACCAGATCCTCGGTCTCGACATCGGCGCCGATGATTACGTGTGCAAACCGGTGCGTCCGCGACTGTTGCTGGCGCGTATCCAGGCGTTGTTGCGACGCAGTGACGCACCGGAGCCGGTGTCGGGCAAGCCACGCCGTCTGCAATTCGGCCCGCTGGTGGTGGACAACGCCTTGCGCGAAGCCTGGTTGAGCGACAGCGGCATCGAGTTGACCAGCGCCGAGTTCGACCTGCTGTGGCTGCTGGTGTCCAACGCCGGAAGGATTCTGTCCCGGGAAGAAATCTTCACCGCGTTGCGCGGCATCGGCTACGACGGCCAGGACCGCTCGATCGATGTGCGCATCTCGCGCATCCGCCCGAAGATCGGCGACGACCCCGATCATCCGCGTCTGATCAAGACCGTACGCAGCAAAGGTTATCTGTTCGTGCCTGAAGCCTGCGTAGAACTGCCGCTGTGA
- a CDS encoding ATP-binding protein, which yields MNSIFLRIYGGMCAALILVAVLGVLALHLLNQVRSEQYRERLAHGTFSLMADNLQPMNETERHRALLVWERLLGIPLTLKTFTQTDLDLTQRTRVQRGQALVEQTGPHAAKVYRLVSDKEQLVLVGEVQQISEQLARATIYLLADELVRVPVGEQPKRLAQLKDEKGFGFDLRLVTVDEADMDEDQSRRVSEGDTVMALGKGGDSIRVFAGMVGTPWVLEIGPLYQMNPYPPQWLVLIAALGLTLIGLIVYLLVRQLERRLRGLEAAATRIAKGSLETRVPARGADSVGKLAAAFNGMAEHLQQLLAIQRELVRAVSHELRTPVARLRFGLEMIGSATTPQALEKYREGMDHDIEDLDKLVDEMLTYARLEQGSPALTFQRIDLDALVNQVIEELAPLRADVTVQRGLCLSAADCDDAWVEAEPRYLHRALQNLVGNAMRHARSRVTVSYQVGQMRCRVDVEDDGPGVPESAWEKIFTPFLRLDDSRTRASGGHGLGLSIVRRIIHWHDGRALIGKSKSLGGACFSLSWPRNQERR from the coding sequence GTGAATTCGATCTTCCTGCGCATCTATGGCGGCATGTGCGCGGCGCTGATTCTGGTGGCGGTACTCGGCGTGCTGGCGCTGCACCTGCTCAACCAGGTGCGCAGCGAGCAATACCGAGAACGTCTGGCCCACGGTACGTTTTCGCTGATGGCTGACAACCTGCAACCGATGAACGAAACCGAGCGCCACCGCGCCTTGCTGGTGTGGGAGCGGCTGCTGGGGATTCCGCTGACGTTGAAGACATTCACCCAGACCGATCTCGATCTGACCCAGCGCACACGCGTGCAGCGTGGCCAGGCCTTGGTCGAGCAGACCGGGCCGCACGCGGCGAAGGTTTACCGACTGGTCAGCGACAAGGAACAGCTTGTGCTGGTGGGCGAGGTACAGCAGATCAGCGAGCAACTGGCTAGGGCGACCATTTATCTGCTGGCCGATGAACTGGTGCGGGTGCCGGTGGGCGAGCAGCCCAAACGCCTGGCGCAGTTGAAGGATGAGAAGGGGTTTGGTTTCGACCTGCGGCTGGTCACCGTGGACGAGGCCGATATGGATGAAGACCAGAGTCGTCGAGTGTCGGAAGGCGATACGGTGATGGCGTTGGGCAAAGGCGGGGATTCGATCCGGGTGTTCGCCGGGATGGTCGGTACGCCGTGGGTGTTGGAAATCGGCCCGCTCTATCAGATGAATCCGTACCCGCCGCAGTGGCTGGTGCTGATCGCCGCGCTAGGTCTGACCCTGATCGGTCTCATCGTCTATTTATTGGTGCGTCAGCTCGAACGGCGTTTGCGCGGCCTCGAAGCAGCGGCCACGCGCATCGCCAAGGGCAGCCTGGAAACCCGGGTGCCGGCACGCGGTGCCGACTCCGTGGGCAAACTGGCGGCGGCGTTCAACGGTATGGCCGAGCACCTGCAACAGTTGCTGGCGATCCAGCGCGAGCTGGTGCGCGCGGTGTCCCATGAGTTGCGCACGCCGGTGGCGCGCCTGCGCTTCGGTCTGGAGATGATCGGCTCGGCCACCACCCCGCAAGCGCTGGAAAAGTATCGCGAGGGCATGGACCACGACATCGAAGACCTCGATAAGCTGGTCGATGAAATGCTCACCTATGCGCGGCTGGAGCAGGGCTCACCGGCGCTGACGTTCCAGCGCATCGACCTCGATGCACTGGTCAATCAGGTGATCGAGGAGCTTGCGCCGCTGCGCGCTGACGTCACGGTGCAACGTGGTTTGTGTCTTTCGGCCGCCGATTGTGATGATGCCTGGGTCGAGGCCGAGCCGCGTTACCTGCATCGCGCCTTGCAGAATCTGGTGGGCAACGCCATGCGTCATGCGCGCTCAAGGGTCACGGTCAGTTATCAGGTCGGGCAGATGCGTTGCCGGGTGGACGTCGAGGACGATGGCCCCGGTGTGCCGGAAAGTGCGTGGGAGAAAATCTTCACACCGTTCCTGCGGCTGGACGACAGCCGTACCCGGGCATCCGGTGGGCATGGTTTGGGGCTGTCGATCGTGCGGCGGATCATCCACTGGCATGACGGTCGGGCGCTGATCGGCAAGAGCAAGAGTTTGGGCGGGGCGTGTTTCAGCCTGAGCTGGCCGAGGAATCAGGAGCGGCGCTGA
- a CDS encoding 4'-phosphopantetheinyl transferase — protein MNSSPLLPACCTPLDAHWPLPTVLPDTVLLSTHFDPSQLLGDDFRRSAIEPPPSIQRSVAKRQAEFLAGRICARAALQQLEGSSSVPAIGEDRAPVWPAHICGSITHSTGRAAAIVANKQHWRGLGMDLENLLNVERAERLAGEILTPAEMQRMAAGARDQLALWVTLTFSVKESLFKALYPIVQKRFYFEHAEVLEWTEQGEVRLRLLTDLSSEWRHGTELDAQFGVHDGQLLSLVSIQA, from the coding sequence ATGAATTCCAGCCCTCTCCTCCCCGCCTGCTGCACCCCGCTCGATGCCCACTGGCCGCTACCGACCGTGCTGCCGGACACCGTGCTGCTGAGCACCCACTTCGACCCGTCGCAACTGCTCGGCGATGACTTCCGCCGCAGTGCCATCGAGCCGCCGCCGAGCATCCAGCGTTCGGTGGCCAAACGGCAGGCGGAGTTTCTGGCCGGGCGGATTTGCGCCCGGGCTGCGCTGCAACAACTGGAAGGCTCAAGCAGTGTCCCGGCCATTGGCGAGGATCGCGCACCGGTATGGCCGGCGCACATCTGCGGCTCGATCACCCACAGCACCGGCCGGGCGGCAGCGATTGTCGCCAACAAGCAACACTGGCGCGGGCTGGGCATGGACCTGGAAAACCTGCTCAACGTCGAACGAGCCGAGCGTCTGGCCGGGGAAATCCTCACGCCGGCGGAGATGCAGCGAATGGCCGCCGGCGCCCGGGATCAACTGGCCTTGTGGGTGACGCTGACGTTTTCGGTGAAGGAAAGCCTGTTCAAGGCGCTGTACCCGATCGTCCAGAAGCGCTTCTATTTCGAGCACGCCGAAGTGCTCGAGTGGACCGAACAGGGTGAGGTACGGTTGCGACTGCTGACGGACCTGTCCAGCGAATGGCGCCACGGGACCGAACTGGACGCACAGTTCGGGGTGCACGACGGGCAGTTGTTGAGCCTGGTCAGCATCCAGGCTTGA
- a CDS encoding dienelactone hydrolase family protein — translation MRLFLALTLLAFSSLSAAAIKTEEIPYQSADGTKLIGYYAYDDAIKGPRPGVVVVHEWWGLNDYAKRRARDLAGLGYSALAIDMYGDGKNTEHPKDAMAFMQAATQNADAASKRFEAGLDLLKKQPQTDTGKLAAIGYCFGGGVVLNAARQGVPLAGVVSFHGALATKTPATPGSVKAKVLVEHGALDSMVTADNVTAFKSEMDKAGADYKFVSLDGAKHGFTNPDADRLSHGDHGGPDIGYNKAADEKSWADMQAFFKKIFG, via the coding sequence ATGCGCCTGTTCCTTGCCCTCACCCTGCTCGCCTTCAGCAGCCTCAGCGCGGCTGCGATCAAGACCGAGGAAATCCCTTACCAGAGCGCCGACGGCACGAAACTGATCGGCTACTACGCCTACGACGATGCCATAAAAGGCCCGCGCCCGGGCGTTGTAGTGGTGCATGAATGGTGGGGCCTGAACGACTACGCCAAGCGCCGCGCCCGGGATCTCGCCGGGCTTGGCTACAGCGCGCTGGCTATCGACATGTACGGTGACGGCAAGAACACCGAGCACCCGAAAGATGCCATGGCGTTCATGCAGGCGGCTACCCAGAATGCCGATGCCGCCAGCAAACGCTTCGAGGCCGGCCTCGACCTGTTGAAGAAACAACCGCAGACCGACACCGGCAAACTGGCCGCCATCGGTTACTGCTTCGGCGGCGGAGTTGTGTTGAACGCCGCGCGTCAGGGCGTACCGCTGGCGGGCGTGGTGAGTTTCCACGGCGCACTCGCCACCAAGACCCCGGCAACACCCGGCAGTGTCAAAGCCAAGGTGCTCGTCGAACATGGCGCGCTGGACAGCATGGTCACCGCCGACAACGTCACGGCATTCAAGTCTGAAATGGACAAGGCCGGCGCCGACTACAAGTTCGTAAGTCTCGACGGCGCCAAGCATGGCTTTACCAACCCCGACGCGGATCGCTTGAGCCATGGCGATCACGGTGGCCCGGATATCGGCTACAACAAGGCTGCGGATGAAAAGTCCTGGGCGGACATGCAGGCCTTCTTCAAGAAAATCTTTGGCTGA